A portion of the Coriobacteriia bacterium genome contains these proteins:
- the thpR gene encoding RNA 2',3'-cyclic phosphodiesterase, which produces MRAFIALDIPQALREDVVALARQLKTSVRGRFVPRENYHVTIAFLGDVSERDLAEAMTVLDEAASRFDPVELPPDGLGKFGRANDATLWLGFTQDPKLMELAAFVREGLDDAGVNYDSKPFVPHLTIARRAALDSGTLPALPFPAPAHADELTLFKSTLTGDGAIYEPVYTVRLGD; this is translated from the coding sequence ATGCGCGCCTTCATCGCCCTGGACATTCCACAGGCTCTGCGGGAGGACGTCGTCGCCCTGGCACGCCAGCTCAAGACGTCCGTAAGGGGCCGCTTCGTACCCCGTGAAAACTATCACGTGACGATCGCCTTTCTGGGGGATGTGAGCGAGCGTGACCTTGCCGAGGCCATGACCGTGCTCGACGAGGCGGCGAGTCGCTTCGACCCCGTCGAGCTGCCACCCGATGGGCTGGGCAAGTTCGGACGCGCGAACGATGCGACCCTGTGGCTCGGCTTCACGCAGGACCCGAAGCTCATGGAGCTTGCCGCCTTCGTGCGCGAGGGTCTCGATGATGCTGGCGTGAATTATGATTCCAAGCCCTTCGTCCCGCACCTCACCATCGCCCGGCGTGCCGCACTTGACTCAGGCACGCTACCGGCCCTGCCCTTCCCCGCTCCGGCACATGCCGATGAGCTCACGCTCTTCAAGAGTACGCTGACAGGCGATGGCGCAATCTACGAGCCGGTCTACACGGTACGGCTTGGGGACTGA
- a CDS encoding protein-tyrosine-phosphatase — MNDAKDKTRTGPELPEAAPGFENFGHVGLHGARNTRDLGGLSTSDGRTVAHGRLIRSGDLHKCTDEDIELLRDGHDLARVVDFRTAKEREGAPDPQDRMPGIGFIDLPVFSEAAVGITHEGGIAGDIAALKRFSGNAHETIRGLYVTCLLGEDGKRAYREFFETLLSAEGGATLWHCTEGKDRAGLASVLVEYALDVPMPYIRADYLASNLFVRDAAEEILDALAGHGLLEHVDLDIDSIFYASMDYLNAALEAVEQECGGMDAYLAAVLGVGERERERLRELYLQ, encoded by the coding sequence ATGAATGACGCGAAGGATAAGACACGGACGGGCCCCGAACTGCCCGAGGCAGCCCCCGGGTTCGAGAACTTCGGGCACGTTGGCCTGCACGGAGCGCGTAACACGCGTGACCTGGGCGGGTTGTCGACGTCCGATGGAAGGACCGTTGCCCACGGCAGGCTCATCCGCTCCGGTGACCTGCACAAGTGCACGGACGAGGACATCGAGTTGCTGCGCGATGGGCATGACCTTGCGCGCGTCGTGGACTTTCGCACGGCAAAGGAGCGCGAGGGCGCCCCCGATCCGCAAGACCGCATGCCGGGAATTGGCTTCATCGACCTGCCGGTCTTTTCCGAGGCTGCCGTCGGCATCACGCATGAAGGCGGCATCGCAGGCGATATCGCGGCGCTCAAACGCTTCAGCGGCAACGCCCACGAGACCATCCGCGGTTTGTACGTCACCTGCCTACTTGGCGAGGACGGCAAGCGGGCCTACCGGGAGTTCTTCGAAACGCTTCTGTCGGCCGAGGGCGGTGCGACGCTGTGGCACTGCACCGAGGGCAAGGATCGCGCGGGACTCGCGAGCGTTCTCGTCGAGTACGCGCTCGACGTCCCGATGCCCTACATCCGCGCTGACTATCTCGCGTCCAACCTGTTCGTGCGCGACGCGGCCGAGGAGATCCTCGATGCGCTTGCCGGGCATGGTCTGCTCGAGCACGTCGACTTGGACATCGATTCCATCTTCTACGCAAGCATGGATTACCTGAACGCGGCCCTCGAGGCCGTCGAGCAAGAATGCGGCGGCATGGATGCCTACCTCGCGGCGGTCCTCGGCGTGGGGGAGCGCGAGCGCGAACGACTCAGGGAGCTTTATCTGCAGTAG
- a CDS encoding dimethyl sulfoxide reductase subunit A yields the protein MTMKSPELSRRSFVKAGGALAVLAAAGGAVSTADNLFGEVEPAQAAAEDKIVWSQCNVNCGGRCIFQWHVKDGKIAYMLTDDTGNDDFQARACLRGRAMRQWINHPDRLQYPMKRTGPRGTGKFERISWDEAIDTIADKLKYTIETYGNDSIYINYATGMYSATGRTTERLMNCLGGYLPMYGDYSTGMHQYVMPFMYGVGVSPYENVSASSVDQAGKADLVLMFGNSPADNRMGGANVVWDYARVREEGPEIIHIDYRYNETAAGHPEEWLPIRTGTDAALVAGVAHELIEKGWVNLDFLHRYCQGYDEETMPASAKGQNKSYYDYIMGTGYDKVEKTPEWAAQITLVPAKTIRELARKLHEANSVYVVQGWGLQRHSNGESATRAVCMLALLTGNLGREGTNSGMREAEPPGAPVGSIPSSDDDPNGVPENMVNAKISCYSWLKCIAEGSDFQKELDAADELALFMGAQDPEAAAAAAKIEAPKNGIKFLWNYAGNCITNQHGDVNRVFETLSDEKKCEFIVVCDTFMTDSAKYADILLPDAMRAEQLNMSTNGYSEYYWGVTVGGPAQEPPFECRPIYDVHAEIADRFGVKDKFTAGKTQDEWIRSIYEEGAAEDPEMPSWDQILEQGVWKRELPTAIAFEKNVTDPVGNPWKTPSGKIEIYSEVLEKIASERELSEGQVISPIPIFDPGVEGYGAVTSEYPLYMSGWHDKARTHSSFGALEVLRDYNRHRLWINPIDAEPRKINDGDMVRVKSPAGEVQVEAHVTSRIVPSVIAMPQGFWHEANMEGDKLDTGGCINTLTTYTPSPLAHGNGPSNSIIAEVRKV from the coding sequence ATGACAATGAAGAGCCCAGAGCTTTCGAGACGAAGCTTCGTCAAGGCCGGCGGCGCACTCGCCGTGCTCGCCGCGGCAGGCGGTGCCGTTTCCACGGCAGATAACCTGTTCGGTGAGGTAGAACCAGCGCAAGCCGCAGCCGAAGACAAGATCGTCTGGAGTCAATGCAACGTGAACTGCGGAGGAAGGTGCATCTTCCAATGGCATGTAAAGGATGGCAAGATCGCCTACATGCTCACCGACGATACGGGAAACGATGACTTCCAGGCCCGCGCCTGCCTGCGCGGACGTGCGATGCGCCAGTGGATCAACCACCCCGATCGTCTGCAATACCCGATGAAGCGCACGGGACCGCGTGGAACGGGCAAGTTCGAGCGCATCAGCTGGGACGAGGCCATCGACACGATCGCGGACAAGCTCAAGTACACGATCGAGACCTACGGCAACGACTCGATCTACATCAACTACGCCACCGGCATGTATTCGGCGACGGGACGCACCACCGAGCGCCTGATGAACTGCCTGGGTGGCTACCTCCCCATGTACGGCGACTACTCGACCGGCATGCACCAGTACGTGATGCCCTTCATGTACGGCGTGGGCGTCTCGCCCTATGAGAACGTGAGCGCCTCGTCGGTTGACCAAGCCGGCAAGGCCGACCTCGTCTTGATGTTCGGCAACTCGCCGGCGGACAATCGCATGGGCGGTGCCAACGTGGTCTGGGACTACGCGCGCGTGCGCGAGGAAGGCCCCGAGATCATTCACATTGACTACCGCTACAACGAGACGGCCGCTGGTCATCCCGAGGAATGGTTGCCCATTCGCACGGGCACGGATGCGGCGCTCGTCGCCGGCGTTGCCCACGAGCTCATCGAGAAGGGCTGGGTCAACCTCGACTTCCTGCACAGATATTGCCAGGGCTACGACGAGGAGACCATGCCCGCGTCGGCCAAGGGTCAGAACAAGTCGTACTACGACTACATCATGGGCACCGGCTACGACAAGGTCGAGAAGACGCCCGAGTGGGCCGCGCAGATCACGCTCGTCCCCGCCAAGACCATCCGCGAGCTCGCCCGCAAGCTCCACGAGGCCAATAGCGTCTACGTCGTGCAGGGCTGGGGACTGCAACGTCACAGCAATGGCGAGTCGGCCACGCGCGCGGTGTGCATGCTCGCGCTGCTCACCGGCAACCTCGGCCGCGAGGGCACGAACTCCGGCATGCGCGAGGCCGAGCCGCCGGGAGCACCCGTCGGGTCCATCCCGTCTTCCGACGACGACCCCAATGGCGTACCCGAGAACATGGTCAACGCCAAGATATCGTGCTATTCGTGGCTCAAGTGCATCGCCGAAGGCTCGGACTTCCAAAAGGAACTCGACGCAGCCGACGAGCTCGCGCTCTTCATGGGCGCGCAGGACCCCGAGGCAGCCGCCGCGGCCGCCAAGATCGAGGCACCCAAGAACGGCATCAAGTTCCTCTGGAACTACGCCGGCAACTGCATCACCAACCAGCACGGTGACGTCAACCGCGTCTTCGAGACGCTCTCCGACGAGAAGAAGTGTGAGTTCATCGTCGTGTGCGACACCTTCATGACGGACTCGGCCAAGTACGCCGACATACTGCTTCCCGACGCCATGCGCGCCGAGCAGCTCAACATGTCGACCAATGGCTACTCCGAGTACTACTGGGGCGTCACCGTCGGCGGCCCGGCACAGGAGCCTCCCTTCGAGTGCCGCCCCATCTACGACGTGCACGCCGAAATCGCCGATCGCTTTGGCGTGAAGGACAAGTTCACGGCCGGAAAGACCCAGGACGAATGGATCCGCTCCATCTACGAGGAGGGAGCGGCCGAAGATCCCGAGATGCCCTCTTGGGACCAGATCCTCGAGCAGGGCGTGTGGAAGCGCGAGCTGCCCACGGCCATCGCCTTCGAGAAGAACGTCACCGACCCAGTGGGTAATCCCTGGAAGACGCCCTCGGGCAAGATAGAGATCTACTCCGAGGTGCTCGAGAAGATCGCGAGCGAGCGCGAGCTGTCGGAAGGGCAGGTCATCTCCCCCATTCCCATCTTCGACCCGGGCGTGGAAGGCTATGGCGCGGTCACGAGCGAGTATCCGCTCTACATGTCCGGCTGGCATGACAAGGCGCGCACCCATTCCTCGTTCGGCGCGCTCGAGGTGCTGCGCGACTACAACCGCCATCGCCTGTGGATCAATCCCATCGACGCCGAGCCACGCAAGATCAACGATGGCGACATGGTGCGCGTCAAGAGCCCGGCCGGCGAGGTGCAGGTCGAGGCGCATGTCACGTCGCGCATCGTCCCGAGCGTCATCGCCATGCCCCAGGGCTTCTGGCACGAGGCCAACATGGAGGGCGACAAGCTCGATACCGGCGGGTGCATCAACACGCTCACCACCTACACGCCCTCGCCCCTCGCCCACGGCAACGGACCCAGCAATTCAATCATCGCCGAAGTGCGGAAAGTTTAG
- a CDS encoding DNA-binding response regulator: MNRMTHGRTQQQARIWYVEDDTDLAQATTRLLCEVGFDVRTLPDATSARLALAQTLPDLLMLDWNLPDADGISLCRRARNIDPELPILMVTVRDEPHDIVEGLESGADDYVTKPFDASVLVSRIRALLRRSSPSRTVLSCGNVRIDVDAACAFLGDDALDLTPTEYRLLQLFLENKGRILTRSQIVQRIWDTDENAVYDNTLTVTVKRLRAKLGASNCIKTVRSFGYRMEELP; the protein is encoded by the coding sequence ATGAATCGCATGACACACGGGAGAACACAGCAACAAGCTCGCATCTGGTACGTGGAAGACGACACGGACCTCGCGCAAGCAACGACGCGATTGCTTTGCGAAGTCGGCTTCGACGTGCGCACGCTCCCCGACGCTACGAGCGCGCGATTGGCGCTCGCACAGACTCTACCGGATTTGCTCATGCTCGATTGGAATCTACCTGATGCAGACGGCATCTCCCTCTGCCGCAGAGCAAGGAATATCGATCCCGAACTTCCCATCCTCATGGTTACCGTGCGCGATGAGCCGCACGATATCGTCGAAGGGCTCGAGAGCGGCGCTGATGACTACGTGACCAAACCGTTCGACGCGAGCGTCCTCGTGTCGCGCATCCGCGCCCTGCTACGCCGTTCATCGCCGTCACGCACCGTTTTGAGCTGTGGCAACGTACGCATCGATGTCGACGCCGCCTGCGCGTTCCTTGGCGACGATGCCCTCGACCTCACGCCGACAGAATATCGATTATTGCAACTCTTCCTCGAGAACAAGGGGCGCATCCTGACGCGCAGCCAGATCGTCCAGAGGATCTGGGATACCGATGAAAACGCCGTGTACGACAACACGCTCACCGTCACGGTAAAGCGTCTGCGCGCGAAGCTAGGAGCCTCCAACTGCATCAAGACCGTACGTAGCTTCGGGTACCGCATGGAGGAGCTGCCATGA
- a CDS encoding endonuclease IV, whose product MFVIGAHLSKREGYLSMAMEADGLGANTFQYFSRNPRGSSVKPVDEADVKAYREYAKEHGIVSPLAYAPYDIEPASGKVEQRDFALAVMAEDMARLDEIPGQNYLVRPGSALDESKMQGLAKFAAAINATVHPSQQGKLLICMLAGEGHQLCSSFEEVAQVIEQVDLKNRVGVLIDAAALWGAGYDIVGDLDGVLDEFDRVVGLDKLCAVHLNDSKEVRGSHVDRHARIGEGTIGFDALAAMTNNPRLADLPFYIEEPHSTLAEYREDIERFKQARRA is encoded by the coding sequence ATGTTTGTTATCGGAGCGCACCTATCGAAGCGCGAGGGCTATCTCTCCATGGCGATGGAGGCGGATGGCCTGGGCGCGAACACCTTCCAGTACTTCTCGCGCAATCCGCGCGGCAGCAGTGTCAAGCCCGTCGATGAGGCGGACGTGAAGGCATATCGCGAGTACGCGAAAGAACACGGCATCGTGAGCCCGCTCGCCTACGCGCCCTATGACATCGAGCCCGCCTCGGGCAAGGTCGAGCAGCGTGACTTCGCCCTGGCGGTCATGGCCGAGGACATGGCACGTCTCGACGAGATTCCCGGCCAGAACTACCTCGTGCGCCCCGGTAGCGCGCTCGATGAGTCCAAGATGCAGGGCCTTGCCAAGTTCGCCGCCGCCATCAACGCCACCGTGCATCCCAGCCAGCAGGGCAAGTTGCTCATCTGCATGCTTGCGGGCGAGGGGCACCAGCTGTGCAGTAGCTTCGAGGAAGTCGCGCAGGTCATCGAGCAGGTCGACCTCAAGAATCGCGTGGGCGTGCTCATCGATGCCGCCGCGCTCTGGGGTGCCGGCTACGACATCGTAGGTGACCTCGATGGCGTGCTCGACGAGTTCGACCGCGTAGTCGGCCTGGACAAGCTATGCGCCGTGCATCTCAACGACAGCAAGGAGGTGCGTGGCTCGCACGTTGACCGTCACGCCCGCATCGGCGAGGGCACGATCGGCTTCGATGCCCTGGCGGCCATGACCAACAATCCGCGTCTGGCTGACTTGCCGTTCTACATCGAGGAGCCGCACTCGACGCTCGCGGAGTATCGCGAGGACATCGAGCGCTTCAAGCAGGCACGCAGGGCGTAG
- a CDS encoding peptide ABC transporter ATP-binding protein codes for MPIVECIDVEKTYGKGPQAVHALRGISLSVDAGEFVAIMGASGSGKSTLLHMIGGIDTPTAGVVAVDGTDVATLNATQSAIFRRRKVGLIYQFFNLIPTVNVRKNIIMPILLDRREPDPMLFEGIVGTLGIGKLLDAMPVELSGGQQQRVAIARSLVYRPALLLADEPTGNLDKRSSRETVDLLKMANRQFHQTTLVITHDDEVALEADRIITIEDGRIIADERR; via the coding sequence ATGCCGATCGTCGAATGCATCGATGTCGAGAAGACGTACGGAAAAGGTCCTCAGGCTGTCCATGCCCTGCGCGGTATCAGCCTGTCCGTGGATGCGGGGGAATTCGTCGCCATCATGGGCGCATCGGGATCGGGCAAGTCCACCTTACTGCACATGATCGGCGGCATAGACACGCCCACTGCCGGTGTCGTGGCCGTCGATGGGACGGATGTCGCGACGCTGAATGCAACGCAATCGGCCATCTTCCGCCGCCGCAAGGTCGGGTTGATCTACCAGTTCTTCAACCTGATCCCGACGGTGAACGTGCGCAAGAACATCATCATGCCCATACTGCTTGACCGGCGTGAACCCGACCCGATGCTATTCGAGGGCATCGTCGGCACACTCGGCATAGGCAAGCTACTCGATGCCATGCCCGTCGAATTATCAGGTGGTCAACAGCAGCGCGTGGCGATTGCCCGCTCGCTCGTCTACCGGCCAGCGCTCCTGCTCGCCGACGAGCCCACGGGTAACCTCGACAAGCGAAGCTCGCGCGAGACGGTCGACCTTCTCAAGATGGCAAACCGGCAGTTCCACCAGACGACGCTCGTCATTACGCATGATGACGAAGTGGCACTCGAAGCTGATCGCATCATCACAATCGAAGATGGTCGCATCATCGCAGATGAGCGCAGGTGA
- a CDS encoding 5-nitroimidazole antibiotic resistance protein translates to MTAPDRCAILLGSQRHGENTMSMPEMRRKLQHIPHDECLAMLRDGQFGTLAVHGADGYPYAVPMNYALLDNGEELPLICMHSAQQGHKIDAIARVAKVSFTVVGQSRIVPERITDYFQSVIAFGRAWVEDDPHIRLDALHALGEKYCAGFENLVEDDIAKSGPRCSIILVRIEQMTGKEGRDLAKARRE, encoded by the coding sequence ATGACAGCACCGGATAGATGCGCCATACTGCTGGGCAGTCAACGACACGGAGAAAACACCATGAGCATGCCCGAGATGAGACGCAAGCTGCAGCACATTCCGCACGACGAGTGCCTCGCGATGCTGCGCGACGGCCAGTTTGGCACGCTCGCCGTGCATGGTGCCGACGGCTACCCGTATGCAGTGCCCATGAACTACGCGCTGCTCGACAACGGCGAGGAGCTGCCGCTCATCTGCATGCACAGCGCTCAGCAGGGTCACAAGATCGATGCGATTGCGCGCGTTGCCAAGGTCAGCTTCACCGTCGTGGGGCAAAGTCGCATCGTTCCCGAGAGGATAACCGACTACTTCCAGAGCGTCATTGCCTTTGGCAGGGCATGGGTAGAAGATGACCCGCACATCAGGCTCGACGCCCTGCATGCACTCGGAGAAAAGTATTGCGCTGGCTTCGAGAACCTCGTTGAAGATGACATCGCCAAAAGCGGTCCGCGCTGCTCGATCATCCTCGTGCGAATCGAGCAGATGACGGGCAAAGAGGGACGCGATCTAGCCAAGGCCCGCAGAGAATAG
- a CDS encoding sensor histidine kinase, whose translation MNMIIALVLGTIIGAVLVARQAFRSRQRQEGRIRNLSVYLERAVAGQAPILETSGEDEISQLQDEIVKTVTALEYARRRATEDKEAFAENLANIAHQIKTPIVTMSLAADDLPDGEQADVIRRQLKRLMQLQDDLLMMARIDSGALVLDIDDCDAYSLLETAADDIDKLACHRQVAIDVEEGGTVSLRADFHWMCEAISNILKNCVEHAPAHSTVHASYADNPLYTELRISDEGPGFSSDDLAHLFDRFYQGRGSVAGATGLGLSFARQLIEAQNGTIAAENLPAGGALFEIRIYRHPIVTLHS comes from the coding sequence ATGAACATGATAATCGCCCTCGTCCTCGGCACCATCATCGGCGCGGTGCTCGTGGCCCGCCAGGCATTCCGTTCCAGGCAGCGTCAGGAAGGCCGCATCCGCAATCTCTCCGTCTATCTGGAACGTGCGGTCGCAGGCCAGGCGCCCATACTCGAAACATCCGGTGAGGATGAGATATCGCAGCTGCAAGACGAGATAGTCAAGACCGTGACAGCGCTCGAGTATGCCCGCCGACGCGCGACTGAGGACAAGGAAGCCTTCGCCGAGAACCTCGCCAACATCGCACATCAGATAAAGACCCCCATCGTCACCATGTCACTTGCCGCGGATGATCTGCCCGACGGCGAGCAGGCGGATGTCATTCGACGCCAACTCAAGAGACTCATGCAGCTACAGGATGACCTTCTCATGATGGCGCGGATCGATTCGGGCGCGCTCGTGCTCGATATCGACGATTGCGATGCATACTCACTCCTGGAAACGGCAGCCGACGACATCGACAAGCTCGCATGTCATAGGCAGGTCGCGATAGACGTCGAGGAGGGCGGTACCGTGAGCCTGCGCGCGGACTTCCACTGGATGTGCGAGGCGATCTCCAACATCCTCAAGAACTGCGTCGAGCATGCACCGGCACACTCCACCGTGCACGCATCCTATGCCGATAACCCCCTCTACACCGAACTGCGCATTTCCGACGAAGGACCCGGTTTCTCTTCCGATGACCTTGCCCATCTCTTCGATCGCTTCTACCAGGGACGCGGAAGCGTCGCTGGCGCGACCGGTCTCGGGCTTTCCTTCGCCCGCCAGCTTATCGAGGCGCAAAACGGAACCATCGCTGCGGAGAACCTCCCCGCCGGCGGAGCGCTGTTCGAAATCAGAATCTATCGTCACCCCATTGTCACTTTGCATTCGTAA
- the hemH gene encoding ferrochelatase, whose translation MSKTGIIIVNTGSPAAPTSEAVAEYLRAFLSDPRICPMNPRLWRLILNRFIIPKRAPVSAAKYATIWTDEGAPLDAGMRSLAQKLGRACAHDDDIALIRHAMCYSAPFVEDTLADCREHGCDEVIVIPLYPQSAFSTTMAVKDKADQAIEDLDWMPALRFVESYHDEPAYVAAIADSVFQSGFDADAGDRLLFAFHSIPMTDIRAGDTYDEQTRQTARNVADALGLPENAWRVGYQCRFDKSRTWLGPFTREVLGTLADARRLFVIAPNFSVDCLETTHDIQDALRSAWFEADAGRTEDSFVYVPCLNDSPAQVDLIRQVVLRALSTPCVPA comes from the coding sequence ATGAGCAAGACCGGCATCATCATCGTGAATACGGGCAGTCCCGCCGCACCAACCAGTGAGGCGGTGGCCGAATACCTACGTGCGTTTCTCTCCGACCCGCGCATATGTCCCATGAACCCGCGTCTGTGGCGTCTCATCCTGAATCGCTTCATCATCCCCAAGCGCGCCCCGGTCTCGGCTGCCAAGTACGCAACGATATGGACCGACGAGGGCGCACCGTTGGATGCGGGAATGAGGTCGCTCGCGCAGAAACTCGGGCGAGCATGCGCGCACGATGACGACATCGCTCTCATACGCCATGCCATGTGCTACTCGGCGCCCTTCGTCGAAGATACCCTGGCCGATTGCAGGGAGCATGGCTGCGACGAGGTCATCGTCATCCCGCTGTATCCCCAAAGCGCCTTCTCGACAACCATGGCGGTAAAAGACAAGGCCGACCAGGCGATCGAGGATCTCGACTGGATGCCGGCGCTACGCTTCGTGGAGAGCTACCATGACGAGCCAGCCTACGTCGCCGCGATCGCAGACTCCGTTTTCCAATCGGGATTCGACGCCGATGCGGGAGACCGTCTGCTCTTCGCGTTTCACTCGATTCCAATGACCGACATTCGCGCCGGCGACACGTACGACGAGCAGACGCGGCAAACGGCACGAAACGTTGCCGATGCCCTGGGGCTTCCCGAAAACGCCTGGCGCGTGGGCTACCAATGCCGCTTTGACAAGAGCCGCACATGGCTGGGGCCTTTCACGAGGGAGGTCCTGGGTACGCTTGCCGATGCACGGCGCCTCTTCGTGATCGCACCCAACTTCTCCGTCGACTGCCTCGAGACGACCCATGACATCCAGGACGCGTTGCGCAGCGCCTGGTTCGAAGCTGACGCAGGGCGGACGGAAGACTCGTTCGTCTACGTGCCCTGCCTCAACGACTCGCCGGCCCAGGTTGACCTGATCAGGCAGGTCGTCCTACGCGCCCTTTCTACGCCCTGCGTGCCTGCTTGA
- a CDS encoding DUF488 domain-containing protein produces MDIKIKRVYEKPEAGDGYRVLVDKLWPRGIRKADLPYDYWAKELTPSTAARKAFGHKAENFDAFKERYLGELNASDAAHACAQQLKKDAAKAGGTITLLYAARDPKINHAVILKGWLEEQMK; encoded by the coding sequence ATGGATATCAAGATCAAGCGCGTCTACGAGAAACCCGAGGCAGGCGATGGCTATCGCGTGCTCGTCGACAAGCTCTGGCCGCGTGGCATACGTAAGGCCGACCTGCCATATGACTACTGGGCCAAGGAGCTCACGCCCTCGACGGCGGCGCGCAAGGCCTTCGGGCACAAGGCCGAGAACTTCGATGCCTTCAAGGAGCGCTACCTTGGCGAGCTCAATGCAAGCGATGCCGCGCACGCATGTGCGCAGCAGCTCAAGAAGGATGCGGCCAAGGCGGGCGGCACCATCACGCTGCTCTACGCGGCGCGCGACCCCAAGATCAACCACGCGGTCATTCTCAAGGGATGGCTCGAGGAGCAGATGAAATGA